A window of Metopolophium dirhodum isolate CAU chromosome 6, ASM1992520v1, whole genome shotgun sequence genomic DNA:
CCGAGTACGCCGACGAACCGGATGAAAACGACACGGGAAACTTGGACGGTTGACCGGTGCCGGTGTGGAGCCGACCGCTGCCGAACGCGTCCTGTTGCGCCGTCCTGTACTTGGACCCGATGGCCGCCTGCAGCCGGGACGTCAGGTAGCACAGGATCATGGCGGCGACGAACAGGAGACAGCCCAGGACCCCGGACAGGGCCAGGAACGTCCCGCAGTTGTTCTCGGACGCGGTCGCGGCACCGTGGTAGATGTCCTCGGGCATGATGACTGTGTACTCGATGTTCTCCTTGAACTTGGCGAAGTTAGTCGCGTTCCGGTCGTCGGCGGCCGAcgtctgctgctgctgcagcgcGGTCCCGTTCCCGGTGCCCGGCACGTGCCTCCTGCGCCTGCGCCCGTGTCCGGAAGGCTCGAACAAGTCCAAACAGTATTCCTGAAAATCGCGACCGTGGTTAATtggtatttatattgatatagcgtacattattttcattgacCAGGGTCCCGGAaacccaaaatattttgaacccCGCTGGACCGGCCAAACATCTTAGCTCGGGCGTTCCCCATACTTGTTTGCACGAAAAACATTGAACTCCCAAAACGCCGTCCAAAAACCCGATCCTACTATAGTTTACAGTGCATTAAGAGTTTATGACACTATAATACTTTGTGATAACGATATTACTAATTCGAAGAAGTGTCGTTAAAAACTACTTTCATATTACAGAGATATTCGCTGCAGACGAATACACAAGGAAGAGAAGACCATTCTTATTAAACAAAACTCAAACTGTtcgtttattgaaaaaaaaaaatgcttggtTGTGTTGATGATAGTTTCACCCAAAATGCAgaacaaaaaaacattgaaactgaacaatattaaaaatattttaccagaaATAGCTGTTTTTGTGTATCGTGTAAGCTAATCACAATAGTTCATAAGCAGGCTTGGATAAGTGAGCCCTcttgtttttataaatgttcTGTGTTAGTATACTatagaattatttaattacaatacgaTAACGAATCGaacaaaaatatagaatatggaAAATACacattagaataataaataaacactgaAATAAAATCCACGAAAAAGATATACCaacaagaaatattataataaactatagggggacggagtggtcgagcggtctaaggcgtcggttgcgacgcagccGGCGCCGGTTCAATTCCTTggtcatgggcggcatttttcttcgggcaagttaCGGTGTCCGGAAAACATCCCCCACCCGttcatggcagatacctacgggtgcccaatcaaaaattctgccaaacacaaacacTCACGTGTAAAAACCCACTACTTCAAAACCCTactaacagctaatggccatagatgccaggatgaataaaaataaaaaaataaaaaaataaactataacagATAATATCCGAcagaataatcataaaaaaaaccgactaggtacgtaatattattattgataaggATTCCTTGTTATAATTCGTGGTTTTATCcatgtaataaaattgttattcaacaattaattaaaaagcaAAATGTCAGTGAAGAAAAAACCACTTCGATCAACACAAATACAATCGAACTACGAGAgtattacgtaatattatataatattatattattgttaaaatgtgGTAATTTTCGAACGGACATGACATCCCCAGCGACGAGCAGACTTCACtaaagtcgtcgtcgtcgtcgtccactCTCACCCTAGATTCCACCGCGGTGCGAAATCGTGTCGGTCGTTCAATTTTAACGGTTtttcaataacatattattattgtgtccgAACGCCAAACACACAGAAGCGAACCAGCCGCCCAGCGTGTGGCCGCCACTCGACGAAACGCTATTTACGCGAGACGACGCGACGCAAACCGAGTGGCAACTGTGTAATTTACGACGATCGTGTTGTGCGTATACacgcattacaataatatcaataacattatgCACGTATATTACAACCGGACGGACGTCAAGTGAAAAGTCGACTACGGCGACGTCCCGACGAAATCGTACAAGAAACCACAgactgcacacacacacacacatacacactcacatgcacacacacacacacgcacatcaGACGGATTGGAATCCGAAGGAGAAAATTAGTTACACGAGCAGATCGAGGAAGCGGCAGCGGATGCAGATGTACCTAACTCGTCCGTCCGCCGTAATAGGTGGCAGAAGGAGGAGGTGCCACTGAATTGTCGAGCTGGCTGCAAGCTCTCCACGCGCGGACGACGGTATAATGACAACacgccataatatattataatgcgatTCGCGTGCAGTTTCAGCCGCTTCGCCGAGAcgtgtaaatatatacaaatacattataaattatatgtttaccTATACCGTGTTTACGGTACGACATCAAGTCCCGCGCGAGACCGCTaagataaacattataatacgaTAACGTATTGTATTGCCATGGTGGACTTGAcgcgtattaattattattattagtgtttttcACGTgtagaaaaaatacattttaatcatacaagTAGGTGAAATACAACCGTTAGGTTATTAACTTGGTAGAAATTTAAAACGAAcaggtttttttatataaaatccgAACTTTGTGGTTTTTTACTCCAAATTTAtcagtttgatttttttttaagtattaagcCACTATATTCTCAGTCATTTTTCGCatgtacattttatgatatagAGGGGGTGGGGCAAATTTGGATCCGGCCATTGAAACGCTATACAAGTCAATCGGGGCGAGTTTGGCTCTGATACCAATCGCATCGAGTTGGGCAGTGTCTCACCGGCTGACAGTCGTTGGCATCCATGCATGCTTTGATCTGCGAGTGAATCCACAACGTCGATCGCTCCTTCATGGTGCTCAACAGGAACGCCTCAAAGTCCAAAAACACTTCGTTGTGCCTTTCCCGGTACTTGGCCGGCTGGTGCGGGATGATTGTCGCGAAATCCCGATTCCGGCATCTACAGGtgtatgaaaaataacaaaataaaaacatgaacaTTATTCACGgtcataatgaaaaaataacgcCATCGCACCGTCGTAcaggtaccatattattattcgcCTTCTGTCGTATAGGTAGAGGTTTATAGGTTCCGCGCTGGTGAGCCCATCACTGGGTCACGGgcaattttgtgttgtttacgcgcgtctaataataatatgtctccgtcataatatagtatcataATAAGATATTTCGTCCCGATTCCCCGTGTGTGGTTTGTCCACGTAACATTGTAAACGTCGTTCGAAAATCGATAGTTGCATACAATAAAAGTTCCATATTACGAAGACTCGTGGCGCCAACAAAAAATGATTAATCTAgattaaaaactgtatttcggaaatttaaaattgtgcaatggttctcaaaaaaaaatttcaatagatGGACATTTCAACGTGTTATGTTCATCGCCGTTGTACGTTggtagatataattattatattatgataggtatcaATTATAGTTCTAGGTATAACACTTTAACAGTATATACgcgtaatattatgatggtataGTCACGCGCTATAAACCCAACAAGTCCTATTTGGTAATAATACGTATGTGTGACCCACCTAACGACGTATGCAACTTAAAGTCGACAGGAGATCGGagaacgtattatattattatacacaatattatatcggaAAATAAGAAAAGAAACACATCATGATAATTATAGTAAAGTATGGTTTTCAAATAAGGTGAGTAATAATTttctatagtaatttatttaaagtatattttttaaatgttattgccGAAAACCAGCGTATTTGCCAAGCACGATCACccctattttttttcatataataatgcaTGTTTTTAAATCCTTAGATTTTTATCATCAGTCCtgtatatacaaatttttttttccaaatgagAATTAAACTTTTTACTGAAAAGTCAATAATGTtaaagagatattttttttttttagtaggtacacgaagttaaataactcaaaacttttcatttcgaatttcgattaaaatatatataatatcatctagTTATCAACAAACTGTAAAAATAGGTggtctcatttgaaaaaaaaataagtttgcgTCGGAAAGCaggacaatttattatttaacggtATAGAAAATACTCTGTATATTGTAGTGTatgatatataaatgtaaatgtatgttAGTGTGTGGTAATTTGTCTCTCTCTGTTCGTTTATCTCGCCTCCTATCCACTCTCCACCCCTAGTAATAATGGCAACTCTGTTATTGTGTATTCATTTTATAACGGCGAGTCTTAACCCTGATGGAAAATTGGCGCCATCGGTCTAGAATCGTGGGCCGTGATTTATAAAACTTCTCCCGAAAGTTATTTGTATTCAGTGTTGGCGTAACTATTTCggctttaataattttttttttttgtttgtttatgttAAAAACCGACGCCAACAACGATGGTCCACCGCACCGAATTAATAATTTCCGTTTGAAAAACGCTGTAGCCCATAGAATATACatccattattaatattattataatacgtcgcGTGttctagttattaaaatattagtaagaACGTCGTAAATTACCGTCATTATTATTTCACGAGAATAAAATGTGTACCGCTTCTGGTATGCGTGCAACGCTTTATGTGACGTCattgtgaattaaaataaaacacctCATATACTTCCAATGGAGTTTGTAGTCAGTGGCGGCGAAGGGGCTTAAGGTAGCCATATAATATGGAGTTGGAGTGGAAGATTAAAGGCGTATCGAAATATTCAAAGTATGAGATGTGCCTTCCGTTCAAAGAAACGTTTATcgataggtaatacaattatatagggCAGAGTCAgtgaaatattcattaaaaaacaaaatataatgttcattCGACTTTTTTGTAATATGCGTAAAAGGCGTAAGTACCCACCTAAACAAACGGtcgtttttaaatcaatttaatgtACAAATCGTAGTAGAACAATTCAAGAGGAACCAAATACTCCACGTATTCACTGGCTTCACGTAttgcacacaatataatatgtaatatgtacatatCGTCTTATGCAAATATGTACAGTGCGCATCTATTTACCAAAGTCACAATGAACTGTActatgttattgtattatacaacataaatgataaatataaaaattcaaaaaatatttttgataacggtaaacggtcactttgtacggtccattgttcaaaatgtataacgcggacactttgtacggtcgggtaaaaaggtacattgcagaacgcggacactttgtactatcataacataaagtatatatattataaatataagttatatacctaagttagcaagtaaataatactatatattatatatgacaaattttactaaatttttggACGGTTTTGCGAGCAATACAATTGGATGAATGTGGCAATAGACTTCATAAAAGACAAAAATCCTATACTGCTggcaataataaactatttatttaacaaacatcaaaaaaaggaaataacaaatatggaatttttaaattccatatattatacatgtagtttttaaagatttttttaaatattaaagaatggaaattttatattttatagatcgttaattttgacgaattatttccatattataggtaaaaaattatattttatttgtcattatgacatatttatactgtacacatttttaatttgctttaaactaatatctaatattataatacaattaagatttataataatattattgtttgtttgattattttgatcattattaatataccatgaaacaatttactttttatttttagtttttctattttaataatttacattataatttataatattatatatacttactacttaggtatataacttatatttatgatatatatactttatgtatataatagtacaaagtgtccgcgttcttcaatgtacctttttacccgaccgtacaaagtgtccgcgtttcGCACTTTTAATGCtcgaccgtacaaagtgacctAGAACCTTTGATAACAGTCCCGCATTGATATCGAATttacgtgaaaatgtaatattctttatttatatcaatttaattcTTCAAATAAGGTATATCtctctattataaattaaaatataccaaaaaaaatattggaatttTTGTATTTCAGTGAGTTTAGTTAAAATGGCAAAAAccgaataatacaaaaaaaatcaatttatttaaaaatgatataaattacaGTTATGAGTTTAAAGTTGGGGTTGGCAAGCGTACTGAGCAAGGGACCAAGCCccctagtataatattgtaataacatttaaataatacatttagtttattattaattggtccttttttttatttataaaaatacaatcgaTTTATACAGTTAATATCAATATGTTTCAGCAAACGGcgattaatgattttattagtatttgcatatttttgtgaaattactacaataaatacatcaaaataagCCAACAATTATTGGTTttgcgtaggtatatacaatacagtgaagtttaaatattttatatattttaccgaCTTTTCAAGATTTTctagcaaaatattatttagaattgtttttatgaatattgaacattggtaaaattgtataaatttacggttattttttttttttttttgagagtaaaaaaaattatgatatttattataattcttcGAGTATTTCacgttatttgtttttttttttatctattttgaaattcattctaaaatatcaagtttttcaACTATTCAATCGTTTATCTACttttcttttaagttttttttttcatcactaacaatatattatgtaatgaaaaTATGAGTTCACTgctctatataggtactaactcTAACTTCAGTAAAGACTAGTCGGTCGGTCTGTTTTTTTGTGAAcacttgtaatttattaatttatgatattattgatattatattcgtttatttcatacacatttaattaagtgctataaaatcATATCATTGACACTTACCCGTCTTTTACCAGAGCGACACTTCCAGATACGTGTGCGTTGTCAGGATCTGGAGACACGGACACTTCCATCAACTTGACAAACTTCCAAGCTAAACGGAAAACAAAGGTTAGTCGATCAATTATTGTTACAATCACACGATATATAATCAAATTGCAGTGCAATAATAATAGCAGGTTCCGCTCGTAAGGTtaaataaatggtaaataaattgCGCACACAGAATGAATTTGtttaatgtataaactataaacaagtAAACAACTGTTATCGTTTCGAAAAGCATTGactattattatgcatttttttatcgtaaaatttttgttaattaaatgaaacttttaaatatttataccacCCTTGTTTTCTCAAAGACTCTGCAGCAAGATtgtgaaattcaaaatatgaattGTCGTTTAAAAATAGAGTTGTCAACACAGTTTATTACAAACATATAATGAGTGAACAAATCATGTATACActtgtgaataataaaataagaatttaaaaataaatttaatctttTAGGAATAAAAcgttttacctacctacttaaatattcattttgattagtatgtataataatatgtgacatgcgtatattattatgttatgatgtATGAAATTGCGTACAAGAACGCGAGCGATTTTCTTCTCGAATCGTGTACGTGCTATTTATTCCGATAAGTTATTCGTCAGGAGATCAATAATTAAAGcgattttactattattattattattattattataaatattattattgttactacaCTCGTCAGAGGTGGTTTTTAACCGAATTAGGTACACGATGCGTTTACTTTCTATACAATAGCATAATTAATTTGACCGGGAAAAGTAACTCTCGATCGGCGCTGGTGGCCGCCGTATCAtccgattaataatattaatatgctaATTTGACGGATTATCGTGAGGCGTTTTCTTttctttgttgttttttttttttttgtgtgtaatTTCCTGTAACGTCCACGGACGCGGTGGTGACATATTAATTTCGATCTTTGGGCTAGCTGTAGGTCATCATTCGGTACAATGTCGTCGTCCGAACTgtcgtatacaaaaaaaatataaaaatcaaaaaattgtttgaCGATAGATAAAATTGGTAACCTGCACTGTCGTTTTGCAGATTGATGCGCGAAATCATGGCTCGCTTGGTAGGCGGTAAGTTTGTATACCCAACACCGTGATTGTTGTCGTAACGATTTTCCGACATGACGAATAGCTGTACTAATGTGCGACGAGGACATAATAGGCAGAAGTGGCGTGGTTAACATAAGGTTTTAAATGGGACATATGCCCGAAACGGCCGGagctttgtaaaaaaaaaaaacaatttgagaGGTGGGTTATGGTCAAAGTACccacctaaatataatattgtatgtctataatatagtttgatatgataaaatagtattatatgaacattttcgaTTGTTCGTAGCATACAAATATCTATAGGCCTATTAACTAAGTTAATAGGTCTATGCAAATATCAATT
This region includes:
- the LOC132947158 gene encoding uncharacterized protein LOC132947158, with the protein product MDGTAFRAVVLLMLAVFKTHEVSTQDYDVSEIQCSFSTDSLRVGKALLGVKDVISARLKKPDGFKGHPLFADDRSVDPLIDPVCQIRPDLSDVSLLTYNLLVTDFTRCGVLRRNGFVHVRVWFPQFPGVVMMSDQELIIMCKPPEPTVIENKAAGFAGSFPHGARVSGVVEETPGRLEYEVALYKEAPARLTNLSHNSELPVDQAVPIGTKLQLRARINPHSAWKFVKLMEVSVSPDPDNAHVSGSVALVKDGCRNRDFATIIPHQPAKYRERHNEVFLDFEAFLLSTMKERSTLWIHSQIKACMDANDCQPEYCLDLFEPSGHGRRRRRHVPGTGNGTALQQQQTSAADDRNATNFAKFKENIEYTVIMPEDIYHGAATASENNCGTFLALSGVLGCLLFVAAMILCYLTSRLQAAIGSKYRTAQQDAFGSGRLHTGTGQPSKFPVSFSSGSSAYSGRLH